Below is a window of Arthrobacter sp. SLBN-112 DNA.
ATCCCCTTCGCAGTCCTCTACCAGATGCTGCGGCTCAAGCGCCGCGCACTCCGGATCCCCGTCCGTCCCGCACCCCGAGGTAACCAGCGCTGACATGCCTTATGTCGATATCAACCCCCACAAAGGCCGTCCCAAGTGGGTGGGCTACACCGTCCTTGCCGTCCTCCTGGTCCTCACCATCGCCGTGGTGGTGGCCGCCCTCACGCACCATTGATGTAGTCAGCCTGGCTGGCCAACCCGGTCCCAGCACCTAGACTTACTGTTTGAACCAGTACTGCATAACAGTTTGCCGAACGTCCGGGGGGACAGACATGCCAGAACCGGCGGATCAGAATGCAGGCGCCCCAGCAGAGGATGCAGGGCAGCCGCAACTGCGCCGACGCCGCGACCTTCGTCGTGCCGATGGCACAGTGGACGATGCCTGGACAGGAACCATGCCAGCAGTAACCCCCAACACGCCCAGCCAGGACGACGCCGGAGTGCCGGTTACGCGCCGCATGTCTTGGGCGGAAGCGGCCGCCGCAGCCGACGCCACCAAGCCGTCCCGCGCACCGGCCCCCGCCCGCGTGCCGTCCTCCGCACCTGCGGCCCCGCCCACTGCTCCTCCGGAGTCCGGGCGCCCCGCTGCGCCCATCGCTTCCGTGCCCGGCGACCGCACAGGTGACGTGGCTCCGGAAGCGGCAGCGCCGTCGTCGGACGCTCCTGCATTCCGCCGCAGCCGGCCCACCGTGGCGGACGCGATCGCCGAAAGCCCCATGCCGGACTTCATCAGCTCGCCCGGCCTGTTCGTCAAGGAGCAGAAGCCGCGGCCGGTGGGCGGGTTCCGCGGTGCGCTGTACAACCTGACCGGCGGCGCCTGGAACTTGGGCCCCGGAGCCAAGCAGCGCCAGGAGGACGAGCTGGGTCGGCGGATTTCGCGGCAGCTCCAAGGCAGCTACAACACCGCGATCCTGAGCCTCAAGGGCGGCATCGGCAAGACCTCCACCACGGTGGGCGTGGGCCTGACCCTGGCCGAATACCGCGGCGACGCGCCCTGCGCCATCGACGCCAACCCGGACTCCGGGGACCTGGTGGAGCGCGCCCTGGGCGAGGGGATCTACCAGCAGTCCAGCCCGCGGACCATCACGGATCTGCTGGAAAACATTGAGTCCATCGACTCGCTGACGGCCCTGGCCCGGTACATGCACCACGCCGGCCGGCTGCACCTGATCGCGGGAGAGCAGGACCCGGAAGTCTCCGACTCGCTGACGGCCGGGGAATACCTGCGGATCCGCAAGCTCATCTCCAGCTACTACTCGGTGGCGCTGACCGACTGCGGCACCGGCGTGACGCACAACGCGATGAGCGGGATCCTGCAGTCGGCCGACAACCTGGTGATCGCCGCAGGCTATGCGGTATCCGGCGCCAAGCGGGCCCGCAGCACCCTACACTGGCTGGCCAGCCACGGCTACGAGGACCTGGCCCGGAACGCGATCGTGGTGATCACGGACAAGGACGAGGTGTCCTCCCGGGTGGACAAGGACGCCATCGAGGAACACCTGTCCGGGATCTGCCGCGAACTGATCGCCGTCCCGCACGACCGAGGCGTGGCCGACGGCGACCTGGTCACCTTGGACGTGCTCAAGCCGGAGACGCGGCGGGCGTACAAGGAGATTGCCGCCGCGATCGTGGACGGGTACCGGTAAGGGTTCCGCTTTTCTCGCCGCGCACCTGCATTTTCGCTGTGCATCCGCCGTGATCGGGGTGAAAACGGTGGTGGGCTCGCTGCCGTTCGTGAAGCCCGCACGCCGTCCCGACTCCAAAGACAGTTACCTGATCAACTAGGCCCCGGCCCACATGGACGCTGGCAATCCCGGTGCATAGGGCTTTTCAGCTACTGCTCTGACATGGCTTGGCACGTCGCCGACGTACTCGGAGACTGATGACCCGGGTGTCGATTCTTTGGACTGGATCACTCGGTTGGGATGTACGCAAACCCCGCGAATCCAGGTCCTACGGGCGCTTGTGCTGCCCCGTTGTGGGGCCAGAGGCTGGGCGTTTCAAATGGACTGGCACGGACCAGAGTTTCCATTCCTCCCTGGCGACCGTGGGACGGCCGAGCAGGTACCCCTGGCCTGCATTCATGCTCAGCTGACGCACTGCATCAAGTTCGGCCTCGGTTTCAATCCCTTCGGCGACCAGCGAAGCGCCGATGTCTGCTGCGAACGCGACCATTGCTGCTCCCAGAGCACGCAGGCCCGCGTCGGCGTTGATACCCGTGATGACTTTCCGGTCGAGCTTGATGAGGTCCGGCCTGAGTTCGACGATGTGCCGCATGGAAGAGAAGCCGGCCCCGGCATCATCTATTGCGATCCTCAAACCCTCGCGTCGCAGTTGGGCCAATGCTTTTCCGAGGGGGCCGTAATCGGTCACTTCATGGTGTTCCGTCAACTCCAGCACAATGCGTTCCAGCGGAATGGAAGAACCCTGGAGGAGAGCCGGTACCCGGTCGTCAAGACACGCTTTGGGCGAGAGATTGACCGCAACGTAGAGGTCTTCCGGCAGGGACGCTGCGGCGGACAGGGCAGCTTCAAGTGCGAGCATTTCCAGTTCCACCCCGAGCCCAACGGAGGCGGCTCCAACAAACCAGGCCTCGGGGGAGATTCCGCGATCATCAGCGCTGAGAAACCTGGTCAGTGCTTCCGCCCCTATTACGTTGCCATTATTTAGGGCGCGGATGGGCTGGAAGGCTGTCAGCAAGGTACGGGAGATCAGCATGGCCTCAACCCCGGCGCGGGTTTCCTCCGACGCAACGTCATGGGCGGAGGGCACGTCCAAGGCACGCGTGGTCCCTTCAAAGCCCCGGACTTGTCCTTGTCCGTCAAGGATCGGCCTCCCGGAAACCTCAACGAGGATCCTGCGGCCGTCCCGGTGTCGACACGCAGTCACCAGGCCAGACCATGATGAGTCAGGCTTCTCCCTTTTCGCCCGGTTGCGTATTGCTTCGGCCAGATCCTCGCATTCCATGACGCGGCTGTAATGCTGGCCGAGAAGCTCGGAAGGGTCATAACCGATAAGTTCCCGGGAAATGGGACCCGAGAAGGTGAACCTGCCGTCCGGGCCGATCGTCCACAACCATTCACGGCTGGTCGCGAGCACTACTTCCAGGAGACCGGATGCCTCGTATGGCTGGGGGAACCCGCGGCTCTGCCTGCGCAAAAGGGTCCACACCAAGAAACTGGCCACCAGCAACATCCCCAAGGCCAGGACGAGGGGTCCCCACGGCTCCTTAATCAGGATGGCCGGAATGGCGAGGGCGAGAATCAATATGGTTAGGGAAGCCGAGTACAACATCCACCATGGCGACAGGAATGGCCAGGACCAAGGTGCGTGGCCCCGGCGGGTGTTGAACTGAAAAGGGTCTTCCTTCATGCTTCGGGGTACATTGCCCCGCAACCCTTTCCGCATTAGGGATGCCTCTGCGTTTCTCCGTGCCGCTTGTGCTTGTGGCCGGACTTACTTTGAAACCGCGGACATCCCCAAAAGTATAAACAAAACAACGAACAATTACCGTTGATCAGAGCCATGGCTTACCCCCCAAGCACCAGTCAATCATTTAACTAGTGGCTACTCCACATATTGCCATGCAAATTGCTGGATCAAGAGCGTGTGACAGCAGGTTGTGCTCGGCCGAGCTGAATTTCAAGTACGCGCATGCGCGAAGTATGAGGCGAGCATGCCAAACGACCGTCTGGCTGCACTGGAACTTCTGGTGTCCCCGGCTGCGGCGTTCCGCTGGAAGGCGGGAACAGCCCTGGGATCAACAGCGATGGGGGTCATTCACGCATTCGGCGAAGTCGACGGACATGGAACTAATTTCTCAAGCCGGGGCAGGGCCGTAGCCCGCGGACATGAATCACTGGGAACATGGGCAAAAGCTTTGCGGGTTTGTTTTGGCATTCCCTTTTTCCCCCACTCACTGTTTGGTTTGCGTCGCCATAGCGGGCGCAGGCATTACGCTGTGCGTCCACTTCGTGGCTCCCACTTCCCCAGATCTTCCTCTTGCGCGCCCGCTCGTCATAGGGGTCATGGTCTGGAGCCCAGCTCTCAAAGCCGGACTGTTTTGGTTTCCGCGAACCTCTTGAGCCGGAGCAAGACTTTATTCGCCTATCGGAACGAAAGCAATCGTAGTAGCGGCCTGCTGAATCGGTGCACAGTGCTCCTGTCAGCAGACTTTGTACTGCGGATTCCCTGGCTTGCCCAAACCTGCTGGAAACCTCTGTCCAGCCTGCGGATAACTACCGGAGTCCTTGATGGTGGAGGGGCATGCTTGCCTCAGCCCCACTGGTCCACCCGAGCCAAGCGGGTGAATCACAACAGCAAGGCATGCGAGGAAGCAGGCATCCCATGAGTCAAGCAACATCACTGGACCAAGACGTCACCGTAGGTGAAGTCCCGGGGGATCTCACCCTCGACCTCCACAGCTGGGGGCTTGCCGGCTGCATTGACAGGCTGACCATACCGCTGCGTAGGCAAGGCATGCGCTTGCGTTTCGAGACACCACACCACGGTCTCGAAATTCCCGCAGCATGCGCCGTGCTGCTCTACCGGGTGGCGCAGGAGCTACTCAGCAACGCCCTAAGGCACTCGGAGGCAAGTGAAGTAACTGTCAGGCTGGAAGCCGTCTACCACGGTATCCGCCTCAGCATCAGGGACAACGGCATCGGCTTCAACACCGAGAGCCAAGTCCCAGGCGTCAAGAAACCGGGGTACGGCTTGTGCCTCATGACCATGGCCGTGTACGAAGCAAATGGCACCATCAGCACTGATTCCAGTCTGGGCGAAGGAACCCGGGTATGCATCACCCTTCCACTCGACTGAGTCGCGCCTGGACCTGCCGACGTTCGTGGGGATCTGGATGGGCGCCGGATCCGCGTAGACCGTTGGTAGCTCCACCATAGGCTCGTCCGAGGGGTGCATGCTCGCCACACTGGCCCTCAAGCGTCGGTGGCAACACCGCCGTGCAGGTGTTCCTGCTGACGCCCTCTATCAGCAGCGCCGATGTGGGGCACTTTTCAGGGACACGTCGTCGGGGGTCCTAAGTAGCCCCTCATGGCCTGCGAGCAGCCTTGGCCGCTGCGACGCTTTCGAGGTCGCCAGCGAGCTTTGCGAGGTGGACGGTGCAAAAGGTTTGCTCTTGTTCAGCAGGTATCAGGGTTGATTTTTCGTCACGGGCTGGTGCCGGCTCCGGGCAGTTGGGATGGGGCGTTTCTGGCAAACCGGGTCAACTTCCCGTGGTGGTTGCGGCCCGGGCCTGGGCGCGGGTGACGCTGATGCCTACCGTTAGCGACGGTGTGGTGGATCTGGGGATGGTTCCGGCGACGCTGGCCCGCAACCTGATGCCTTGGCCAGCACCTGGGGGGACCACCGTGGACGCCTGCGGGGACGTGGCTGTTGTCAGAACGGTGGAGATGACTCCGGAACAGGTGTTTGCTGATTCGTTCCAGCCCGCACTGCACGCTTCAATGGTGAAGGTCGCCGTGGAGGGTGTCCCGGTGGCAGTGTATGTCGCGGCGGTGAGCGTTATTGTTCCGGTATTCCCGACAGTGAAGAACTGCGGCGGATACAACGGCTGCCCGTTGGTGCCTGTGTTGGGGAAGGTCAGGACTAATGCGCCGGTGCCGTAAGGGGCGGTGGTGTTCGTGGTTGCCACCGCTCCCCAGGTGCCGCTGCCGGCCACGACCCTGGCCGAAGAAGCCTGCGCTGTGCTGGCAGCTTCGGCCGGGGTCAGTGAGGTGCACGCCAGCAGGGCTGTGACGGCCAACATCGCCGCCGTCCCTCTCGAAAGGGGTGCACCCACCGCGGTTAGCTTCCGGTGACGGTGGCGGTGCGCTGTGTTTCGCCGAATGTCCAGGTCAGCGCGGAGGACAGGCCCTGAATGGTGCCTGCAGGGGCAACGCCGTTGGTGACAGTTTCCGTCTGGTCGGGCAAAGCGAGGGAAATCTGGAGGTTCAGTACACTGCTGGCAGCGTTGACGCCGGACTTCACCGATACCGGTGCTGCCGTCAGCGTGCTCAACGGTGTGCTGGCGAGCAGGACGGTGGTGGCTCCGCTGCAGGTACCGGCACCCGTTCCCGGAGTCCACGCAGTGGGGCACGAGGTGACGGTGACATGAAGGCCCTTGGTGGCGCTCGTTGTCAGGAGGGTCGGGGTCCCGTCGGCCACGCCGAGGGTGATGTCCTTTCCGTCCATGGTGTCGCCCTGGGTAAGGCTGATGTACCTGTTGACGGTATCGCCGGGAGCAAGATTAGAGATGCCCTGGCTGAAGCCGGTTCCGTTGCTGGCCATGGTGAGGCTGAGAGTGCCGCTGCTGGCAGCTTGGGGTGCCGTGTTGAAGGCAGTGGCGTTCAGCGCGGCATAGACACCGCCACCGGTGATGGCGAGGCCCGCTGCTGCGACGGCACAGGCTGCGAGCATGCGGGGGTTGGGACGGCGTGAAGGACGGGCAGAAGTGAAAGCAGACATGGCAGATCCTTTGCTGGATATGGGGCAGGGGTTGGAGTCTTTTCAGACGGCTGGGTCAGGGGTGGTGGGGGAGATCTGGTGTGGTGCCGCCTTCAGGATCCAGCGCACCGCACCTCCTGTGAGGGTCAGGCCGAACAGGGCAGTGAGAAGGGCCCGCGGAACGGGATTCTGGATCCACAGCAGTGCATTGCCGGCCGACGGGACGATGGCGATAACGACGGGTACCTGTGGTTGGCTCAGGGTGGCACGCCAGCTGTCAGGTGCAGGATTGGCGTCGCCCTTTGTGGTGAGGACCGGCTGCGCCGGCGATCCACTTATGGCAGTGATGCGGTGAGCGTAGGGGACAGTCTCTCCGGGAGGCGTGAACACGGCGATCTGTCCCGGGTTGAGGCTCGAAACGTCCGCCTGCGCCGTAACGAGCAGGTCCCCCGGCGCATAGGCCGGGCGCATGCTGCCGGTGAGTACGGGGGAGAAACCGATATGAAGCAGCGGAGCTACAACAAACAACCCCAGCACCGCCAGGGTGATAATCGTTGCGAAACAGGTTCCGATCACCCTCGAAGCAGCTATGACCCGTGCCCTGCTGGAGGCGGCCCATCGTGGGGTGGCGGGGGTATCGGTGTAGTTCATGGAGATGTTGCCATTCGTTGAGACCGTTTAGCAGAACATCAATGACTTTGCCGGGCAGTACTCAAGGCAGGCAGCGGCGTTCAATCAAGAATTGGTCAGCCTTTGATCAACGCTGTGTTCGGAATTCCCGGCTCGAGCCCGCGGTCCGGATGCGGGGCTCGAAAATGAGCCCGCGGGTCGAAAGGGAATGTGCGTGTCGCCGCTGGTCCGGCACTCTGGCGCGCGCCGCCGTCGTCCGCCCTTGCCGGCGGTAGAAGGACGTTGCTGAACGTGGTCAGGGTTGGGTGCTGGTTGCCCGGGGCAGCCGGATGCAGAAGCAGGCGCCGTTTTCGGCCGGGTCTGTCGGTTCCACGGTGAGGTTCAGATTCATGCGCTGGGCCAGCCGGGCAGCGATGGACAGGCCAAGCCCGCTCCCGGTGGGCCGTTGTCCGTCATACCTGCGTGCCAGCGCGCCGCGGTGGAAGGCGACGGCGGCGTCCTCGGCGGTGAGTCCGGGACCGTTGTCACGGACCTGGATCGCGACGATGCCCTGCTGGTTGGTGCTTTGCGCTGCGCCGGGGGAGGGAGCTTCGATTCCGGCGTGAAGAACCAGGGGTTTTCCGGGCGGGGTGACGCGCAAGGCGTTGCCGATGAGCCCATCGATGATTTGGCGCAGCCTTTGTGCGTCCGTGGTGGCCAGCAGGGGTTCTCCGGCATCCGGAGCGGGCAGCTGGAGCGTGAGATCCACGCCCGCCTGCGCCGCGGCCGGCTGCCATGCCCGCTGCGCCTGCTTTAGGAGTGCGGGGACGTCCACCGGTTGGATGTTGAGTGTGAAGTCGTCCGCCTCCAGCCGTGCCAGCGCGAGCAGGTCACGGACAAAGCCGTCCAGCCTGTCCGTTTCGGCGGACAGTGTCTGCCCCACCCGGACGGTGTCTTCGGGCGGTATCAGTCCGTCCTGCAGCGCTTCGGCGTATCCCCGCAGGGCGGTGAGCGGCGTCCGGATCTCATGGGAAATGGAGAGCAGGAATTCTCGTTGCCTGCTTTCGCTGGCCAGTAACGCATGGTCCAGGGTATTGATGGCTTCGCCCACGGCGCGGACCTCGGTCGCCCCGGCAGGGTCAAGGTGCACGGTACGCTCACCCTCAGCCATTCGGCGTGCTGCGGCTACTGTCCTGACGAGCGGGCCGGAGAGCCGCCGGGCCAGCAGCGTGCCGGCCAGCGCGGCGATCAGGAGCCCGGCCGCCAAGGCCAGCAGCGTCGGCTGGAGGAGCTGGGCCGAAGCGGCGTTGACGTCCGCGAGTGACCGGGTCAGGACGATCCCGCCGCCCTTGGCGAGGGGCCTTGCTTCCACGAGGAACTGGACACCACCCTTGGTGAGGGTGCGGGAGATTTCTTGCCCCGAGAAAATCTGGTGTACCTCGTCTGGACTCAGGATCCGAGCCGCCGCGCCCGTGACGGAGCCCCCAGGGGTGATCGTGGAGAGATCGTAATTGTCCGGCCCCAGGAGGTGGCGCTCGCGCAGGTCCAGCGCCTCGGAGGCAACCGGCGCTGCACTGAACGCATCGGCCTGACGGGAAAGCTGCTCCCTGGCTTGGGTGACGGCAGCGGAACGGATGAGCGGAAAGGGCGACGCTGCCGGTGACGAGGACAGCCAGGACGGCGACGGCGGCGGTGACGAGAGTGATACGACCCGCCAGTGAGCGCAGCCAGAGCATAAGGGTATGGCCGGGCTCGCGGCGGGGGTGCCGTTCGTGTGCGCCTTTTCCAATGGGGCTGCTGCTCACGCGCCATCCCCGTCGGCAGAGTATCCGACGCCGCGCAGTGTACGCAGGGGGTTGCCGGCGCCGAGCTTGGAACGCAGCTGGGCGATATGAACGTCCACGGTACGTCCGGCCGAGTAGTCTGCCTGCCCCCACACGGCTGAGAGGAGCTGCTCGCGGCTGAATACCCGGCCTGGGCTGGCCATGAGGTAGGCGAGAACATCGAATTCCCTCGCGGTCAGCTCCACAGGCGAGCCGTCCACGCTGGCGGTGCGGGTTTCCGGGTCCAGGGCTACCGAGCCCACCCGCAGGACGCCGCCCCCCGGGACCCCGGTGCTGCGGCGGAGGACCGTCTTGAGCCGGGTGACCAGTTCGCGCGGCGAAAACGGTTTGGTCAGATAGTCATCAGCGCCCAGCTCCAACCCCAGCAGCATGTCCACTTCCTCGTCGCGGGCGGTGACGAAGATGATGGGCGTCCAGTCGTTCCTGGCACGCATCCGCTGACAGACTTCGATCCCGTCGATGCCGGGCAGCCCTACATCGAGCACCACCGCGACCGGCCTTAGGCTCCGGACCTGTTCCAGGCCCCCTTCACCGGTAGTTTCGACGTGTACCCCGAAACCTGCCCGGCTCAGATAGATGCGCTGCACATCAGCGATCGCGCGCTCGTCCTCAACCACCAGCACCAGGCCGCGGGACGGCTGGGCGCCGGCAGGTATTGGGTTTTCCATGTATCTATTGAACGCTCCGGCAGCCCCGTCCCGAGGGCACCGCGGCGGGACTTTACGTTCCTCTTACATTCGCCGAACACAAACCTGATCTCCCCAAGCCAGAGTGAGAAGGACCGGGACAGTGCAGACCGTGGCACGAACCGTCCCAGGTCCATGGAATCATCGAGGAGACATGCATGAATACGAATCCCACCGCGCCCCGTAACCGCAACGTGCGTCAGTGGCGCGTCCGCGCAGGTGCGGCCGCTGCAGGAGCTGTCCTCATCGGGGGAGCGGTTCTTGGGGCAACGTCAGCATCGGCTGCCAGCCAAAGCCCCTCGCCGTCCGCCGGTGCCTCATCCGCCGCGGCGGCCGGACCCGGCAGCGGGAAGCACCCTGCCGCCCATCCCTTTGCACGGGCCCTTCGCAACGAGCTCAGAGTTGACATCGAGGCCAAGGCCGGCTTCGGAGACAAGGCCCACGAGATCGCGTACGTGCTGATTCATCACACCGCTGCTTTCGCCAAGCTCCCCGCAAACCTGCAGGAGGACCTGAAGACCCTTGAAGCGGCGGCGGCCTCCGACCGTGACGGCGATGCAGCGAAGATCAAGGACACTGCCCTCAATGGCGGCTACGGGGACAAGATCCAAAAGGAGGCAAAAGCCATCCAGACCAAGCTGGCCCAGACACCCACCAAGCAATAAGCGTCACTGAGCGCCGGCACTCTCCCAGCATTCCTGCTGGGAGACTGCGGCCAGCGCATCGTGGCCTGCCGGGTGGCGGCGTGACAAATGGGTACCTTGAGAGTTAGTGCTGCCAGGTACATATCCCGCCGAAAGGGCCACCATGGACATCGTTGAAGTGATTCTGAACGACCACCACGAACAGCGGCGCCTGTTCGCCCTGCTCGATGAGATGCATCGCTGCGAAGCGCCGGACCTGGAAGCTGTCTGGAACCGGTTGCGCATCCTGCTGGAAGTCCACGCCAAAGGTGAAGAGGAACTCTTCTACCCCGAGTTGCTGAAATTGGGGGAGGGCGCAGGCGGGAAGGATTCCCCAGAGGACGAGACCACCGATGCGATCCACGACCACAACGAAATCCGGGACGCCATCAGTGAAGTCTCCCACCATGAGGCAGGGACGCAGGAGTGGTGGGCGGCCCTGGCCAAGGTCGATGAAGTCAACGGCGATCACATGGCAGAGGAAGAACGCGAAGGCCTGACCGACTTCCGGCAGCACGCGTCCCTGGAACTGCGCCACCGCCTAGGCCTGTCATTCGCCATCTTCGAATCGAAACACGCCGCAGGCATCAAAGCCCGGGACGTCAGCCCCGAAGAGTACGTCCGCGAGAACGAATAGGGCCCTGAACAACCGTGGGGCTCGAAATCGCTGACGTGCGTCGTCAAGGAATGTGGCGTCGCTGATCGGCCTCGCCGAGTGCGCGTTGCGCTCCCGGTGGCTGTCTGAGTAGTGGCCCGCGTGAAAGACAGGTAGCTGGTACCGGGGAAATCCTGACTGCGGGCTCGTAGCGTCGTCACCATGATGGATCTCATGGATGGTGGGCACCGCCGCCGCCTGCCCAAGCGCGAGACGCTGGAGCTTGTAGGTTTCACTGCGTTGTCCGTTGCGGCCGCGGCGGTATTGTTGCCCCTGATCGGGGTGAAGACGGTGGTGGGTTCGCTGCCGTTCGTGAAGCCCGCGCCCCGGCGCGACGCCGAGGACAGTTACCTGATCACCTAGCCCAGGCCTGCTCGGGTGCACGCAGGCACTTCGGCGCGTGCCGCCGTCGTACTTTTGCCCTGCCCGCGGTGGGCAATCAGCGAGGAGCTGGGGAATGTCGAGTGCAGCGGAAGTCCAGGTACGCCGGGTCTATGACGGGACCAGGGATGACGACGGCGTACGGGTTCTGGTGGACCGCATGTGGCCGCGCGGGATGACCAAGGCCAAGGCAGCACTGGACGAGTGGTGCAAAGACGTCTCCCCGTCAACGGAGCTGCGCAAGTGGTACGGCCACGACCCAGCCAAGTTCGACGAATTTGCCAAGCGCTACAAAGCCGAGCTCGAAGACCCGGCACGGGCGCAGGCCCTTGACCATCTGCGCGAACTCGCCAAGGGCCAACGGCTGACGCTGCTGACGGCAACCAAAGCCGCCGAAATCAGTGAGGCCCAAGTCCTGGCCGAGCTGATCGGGCGGTAGCCACCCCCGGCGCGAGGATCGTGGTGCTAAATGGATTGGCGGTAGCCGAAGAATTCGTGGTCGTTGTTGTATCCGCCCTCGCCGCCGCCGATGTGGGAGAAGTCTTTGACGAATTCGATGCCTTTGACCCATTTGACGAGTTTGAAGCCGAGCTGGACCTCGTTGCGCAGGCGGAGCGGGGCGCCGTGTCCGTAGGTCAGCGGCGCGTTGTTCATGTCGTAGGCGAGCATGGTGAGGTGGTAACTCATCTGTTCGATCGGCTGGGCGTCATAGTAGATGCCGCCGTCGGATCCTTCGGCGAAGGAGTAGAAGATCACCCACTTCGCCTCGGGGTCCGGCCGCACCAGGTCGATGATGGTTTGCATGGAGACGCCGCCCCATTTGGCCACTCCGGACCAGCCCTGGATGCAGAAGTGCTGGGTGATCTGCTCGTGGTACGCCAGGCCGTGAAGCTGGGCCAGGTCGAGTTCCAGCGGGTTCTTTACCAGGCCGGAGACCCGGAGGCGGTAGTCGGCGAAGCCTGTTGCCAGGAGCGCTTTGTATTCAGTGGATTCGGGATACTTTCCGTTGTGCCACATGTAGGGGGAAATGTCATTCTCGGTGTACCGGCCGGGTTTTGAATCGAGGTGCTCGAACAAACGTTGCGCCGGGCCAATGAGTGCAAATCCGATCCGCTGGACCATCCGGGGATGCCGGTAGGTGAGCGGGGTGACGCCCACCCAGATCACGATCATTACGGCCAGGGAGGCGGCGAAAATCCAGAACCCGTACCAGTCGCCGGAGTTGCGGCCCGCATACATGTAGTTGAAGTTCCGCAAGGCATCCGTCGCGACCACGAGGGAGACGTGCATCACGATGAACAAGAGGAACCAGACAAGGACCAGGAAATGCAGGGACCGGGCAGCCTGGATGCTGAGGACCCTGCTGATCCACCGGAATTTTGTGGACAGGGCCGGGGACATGCCCAACCCGGTAATGAACGCCAGCGGTGCGGCGATGAAGACCGTGATGAAGTAGGCCAGGACCTGGAGACTGTTGTAGGCGACCCAGCTGTTGTCGGTTGGCCAGTCCAGGGAGGCGTACTGGATGGACATCGAGAGGGCGTTGGGGATGATGTCCCAACTGGTGGGCACCA
It encodes the following:
- a CDS encoding MinD/ParA family protein, which translates into the protein MPAVTPNTPSQDDAGVPVTRRMSWAEAAAAADATKPSRAPAPARVPSSAPAAPPTAPPESGRPAAPIASVPGDRTGDVAPEAAAPSSDAPAFRRSRPTVADAIAESPMPDFISSPGLFVKEQKPRPVGGFRGALYNLTGGAWNLGPGAKQRQEDELGRRISRQLQGSYNTAILSLKGGIGKTSTTVGVGLTLAEYRGDAPCAIDANPDSGDLVERALGEGIYQQSSPRTITDLLENIESIDSLTALARYMHHAGRLHLIAGEQDPEVSDSLTAGEYLRIRKLISSYYSVALTDCGTGVTHNAMSGILQSADNLVIAAGYAVSGAKRARSTLHWLASHGYEDLARNAIVVITDKDEVSSRVDKDAIEEHLSGICRELIAVPHDRGVADGDLVTLDVLKPETRRAYKEIAAAIVDGYR
- a CDS encoding EAL domain-containing protein; translation: MILALAIPAILIKEPWGPLVLALGMLLVASFLVWTLLRRQSRGFPQPYEASGLLEVVLATSREWLWTIGPDGRFTFSGPISRELIGYDPSELLGQHYSRVMECEDLAEAIRNRAKREKPDSSWSGLVTACRHRDGRRILVEVSGRPILDGQGQVRGFEGTTRALDVPSAHDVASEETRAGVEAMLISRTLLTAFQPIRALNNGNVIGAEALTRFLSADDRGISPEAWFVGAASVGLGVELEMLALEAALSAAASLPEDLYVAVNLSPKACLDDRVPALLQGSSIPLERIVLELTEHHEVTDYGPLGKALAQLRREGLRIAIDDAGAGFSSMRHIVELRPDLIKLDRKVITGINADAGLRALGAAMVAFAADIGASLVAEGIETEAELDAVRQLSMNAGQGYLLGRPTVAREEWKLWSVPVHLKRPASGPTTGQHKRP
- a CDS encoding ATP-binding protein is translated as MSQATSLDQDVTVGEVPGDLTLDLHSWGLAGCIDRLTIPLRRQGMRLRFETPHHGLEIPAACAVLLYRVAQELLSNALRHSEASEVTVRLEAVYHGIRLSIRDNGIGFNTESQVPGVKKPGYGLCLMTMAVYEANGTISTDSSLGEGTRVCITLPLD
- a CDS encoding TasA family protein, whose translation is MSAFTSARPSRRPNPRMLAACAVAAAGLAITGGGVYAALNATAFNTAPQAASSGTLSLTMASNGTGFSQGISNLAPGDTVNRYISLTQGDTMDGKDITLGVADGTPTLLTTSATKGLHVTVTSCPTAWTPGTGAGTCSGATTVLLASTPLSTLTAAPVSVKSGVNAASSVLNLQISLALPDQTETVTNGVAPAGTIQGLSSALTWTFGETQRTATVTGS
- a CDS encoding signal peptidase I → MNYTDTPATPRWAASSRARVIAASRVIGTCFATIITLAVLGLFVVAPLLHIGFSPVLTGSMRPAYAPGDLLVTAQADVSSLNPGQIAVFTPPGETVPYAHRITAISGSPAQPVLTTKGDANPAPDSWRATLSQPQVPVVIAIVPSAGNALLWIQNPVPRALLTALFGLTLTGGAVRWILKAAPHQISPTTPDPAV
- a CDS encoding HAMP domain-containing sensor histidine kinase, which translates into the protein MEKAHTNGTPAASPAIPLCSGCAHWRVVSLSSPPPSPSWLSSSPAASPFPLIRSAAVTQAREQLSRQADAFSAAPVASEALDLRERHLLGPDNYDLSTITPGGSVTGAAARILSPDEVHQIFSGQEISRTLTKGGVQFLVEARPLAKGGGIVLTRSLADVNAASAQLLQPTLLALAAGLLIAALAGTLLARRLSGPLVRTVAAARRMAEGERTVHLDPAGATEVRAVGEAINTLDHALLASESRQREFLLSISHEIRTPLTALRGYAEALQDGLIPPEDTVRVGQTLSAETDRLDGFVRDLLALARLEADDFTLNIQPVDVPALLKQAQRAWQPAAAQAGVDLTLQLPAPDAGEPLLATTDAQRLRQIIDGLIGNALRVTPPGKPLVLHAGIEAPSPGAAQSTNQQGIVAIQVRDNGPGLTAEDAAVAFHRGALARRYDGQRPTGSGLGLSIAARLAQRMNLNLTVEPTDPAENGACFCIRLPRATSTQP
- a CDS encoding response regulator transcription factor is translated as MENPIPAGAQPSRGLVLVVEDERAIADVQRIYLSRAGFGVHVETTGEGGLEQVRSLRPVAVVLDVGLPGIDGIEVCQRMRARNDWTPIIFVTARDEEVDMLLGLELGADDYLTKPFSPRELVTRLKTVLRRSTGVPGGGVLRVGSVALDPETRTASVDGSPVELTAREFDVLAYLMASPGRVFSREQLLSAVWGQADYSAGRTVDVHIAQLRSKLGAGNPLRTLRGVGYSADGDGA
- a CDS encoding hemerythrin domain-containing protein, whose protein sequence is MDIVEVILNDHHEQRRLFALLDEMHRCEAPDLEAVWNRLRILLEVHAKGEEELFYPELLKLGEGAGGKDSPEDETTDAIHDHNEIRDAISEVSHHEAGTQEWWAALAKVDEVNGDHMAEEEREGLTDFRQHASLELRHRLGLSFAIFESKHAAGIKARDVSPEEYVRENE
- a CDS encoding DUF488 family protein, with the protein product MSSAAEVQVRRVYDGTRDDDGVRVLVDRMWPRGMTKAKAALDEWCKDVSPSTELRKWYGHDPAKFDEFAKRYKAELEDPARAQALDHLRELAKGQRLTLLTATKAAEISEAQVLAELIGR